In Meles meles chromosome 2, mMelMel3.1 paternal haplotype, whole genome shotgun sequence, the sequence gGTGGGGACACACATTCACTGAACACCTCCACCATACCAGACACTCTTCTAGGCCAAGAAGACCATGAGGCCGAGACAGAATGACTCTCAGCTCTCAGGGCCTCAGCTTCTAGGACGGTATGCAAGGAAGCATAAGGTCCTTTTAAACTGCATCAAGCCACGGAGTTCttttaaggaggaaaaagaaaaagaacaacacaaAAATAACCTCAGTGATGTACACACTCATTTAATTCTCCTCCAAATCTTTGGGGTTAATGTTCCCATTtctcagataaagaaactaaaatgaagggctcctaggtggctcagtcaggtaagcgtctgacTCAGGTCGTGAACTTAAGGTTCTGAGATGGACCCTGCATCCCGCTCCAAGCGTGCAGTTCAGGATcagcttgaggttctctctctccctcttcctccacccttctccccgctcactctttctgtctttcaaataataaaaaagtcttaggaaaaaaaaaactggaattaGAAAAGGTGCCCAAATTCAGAAAACTAATAAGTGTAGGGGCTAAAATTTGGACTGCAAGCTGTGGAGCTTCAGAATCCCGGGGTTGTGGCTCTGTGGGCCACCACTGAGTCCcagagcccaccagcctggctcAGGGCCTCTCCGGGCTGGAGACTTCTTTGTGCTGGAGGCTGTCCTGTGCTCTGTAAGTTGATGGCAGGAGCCCTCCACACCCGGCtgtgacaaccagaaatgtctccagacatggcCAGATGTCCCCTGCGGAACAAAATCACCCCCACGGAGAACCACTGGACCAAGTGTAAACATTTGTTCCAACACGTACTGTCATATGACCTTGGATAAGCAACTTAACCCCTCcatgcctcagtgtcctcatctgtaaaatggacaaaTAACAGTAGGTGAGGTTAACGAAAGAATCAAATAGAGTTGGGAAAGCACTTGGCCATCCACATACGGGCTCAGGACGTGGCTCTTTTTTCCACtgccctctgctgcctcccctccAAACACCAAGGATGTTCAGAGCTGGTGAACAGTGGAGGTTGGCTTACATATGGAAAGTGTCATAGGAAAGTGTCAGGTAACCTCTTTAACAATGAACTCATTAACAATGAACAAGGGATGCTCTGATCCCAGCAGCAGTGCACCTGCTGCCTGGGAAAGCCCTGGCAGCCCTTCTTACCAGCGCAGGGTGTGAAGATTAAAGACTCCAAGACCAGACTGCCCAAGTTCAAGTCCAGCTCAGCCACTCATGAGCTATATGACCCTGGGCTCGTTATTTAGATTCCTAACgccttcattttctcatctgtaaaataggagtaAAAGAGGTGCCTGCCTCACAGGGCTGTGAACATTGAATGGATTAGCGCGTGCGAGGTgcccagccccgaatgccggccATTGCTGCTCTCCCGTCCTGACCTCCAGCCGCACCCACcacctttctcttttccccttgtGCCAAGCACAGTCCCATTTCTGGGAGTTCgccctgccattccctctgcctggagcactCCTCCTCCCAGACATTAGCATCGCCCGATCCTCCTCCTTAGTCTGGGTCTCTCTGCATCGTGCCCCTTCTGAGAGGCACCACCCGAAGTCAGACAGCAGCTCCCCCACTCTGCACACTGGGCCGTTCGTGTTCCATCAGTTGTCACTGCCCTGCGGTGTGCACCGCAGGGCAGTGTGGTAGTGATCCTTCACTCGTCTCCCTCCTGCTGAAGCAGAAGCTCAAGACCCCCGAGTATCTGATTGGTGACCACATTCCTAGAacaatgcccagcacagagtggGTATAAATAATTACAAGAACTGATTGGAGCTCTTTTGCAGAAGGGATTTTCAAGGTTCTCACATAAtccattttccttctgttaaaCAACAGAAGTTGTTTAAACTGAGGCCTAGAACAGgtttgccaaaacaaaacaaaacaaaaatgaaaacaaacaaacaaaaaaaaaccttgcttATGACAATGGGTCCTTTAGAATAGATTAGATACACTTAAGAGACCTCCAGATTGATTCGGTTTCTCAAACCCTGTTCCCTGCAGCTGTGGTCTCCAGAGAAAAGGGAGTAACGAATTGAGCCAAACAAGGATTCACAAGGTCAAAGACATCGGGAAGCAATGCAGAATTGTCTCCTGCTTGGGGATTCACACCGCACAGAAAAGCTCTAAGAAGCCCTATAGAGAAAAGAGTTATTTTCCCTGGGTTTGCTGCACTAACCTGAGACCCCACCTGAGACCCCCACTATAGCATCTGCACAGTGAAGAACAATTTGGAAAACACTGCTCTAGTATAAGTGTTTCAGCTTACAGATGCGGACAGAAAGTATGGCCCAGAAAGGTTACTGGACTCATTCAAGGTCACGCAGCCATCTCCTGAATCCTAAAGCAAGACCACGTCTCACGGCCCCTGCTATTTCCCTAATGGTCCACAGAAGTGATCAGGTCACCAGCGGCCAATAACAGAACACAGACCTCAGATTCCAATATCAGTATGATGAGATTCTGTATGAAAATTGAGGTACCGAATGGGACTTGGCTTCAACCTCAGTGTTCCAGAGGTactcattcaccaaatatttatgaagcattATGTGTCAAACATGGTACATCTTGCCGTGAACAAGACGTGGTTGCTCAGTAGGCTGACAATAAAATTATCCCGAAAGAGACAAAAATTGATTGAACTGTCCTTGATGAGCCTGCTTCAGAGTAGGGACTTGTAAGAAATTACATATTCagatttcatttgcttccattaACAATGCTCACATTTAGATCCAGTGGTAATAACATGCTCTCAGTTGGAATGGCTCTGGCATAAAACACTTCTCTTCCCGGCGCAGGCTGCGGAgaagaacaaaaagactgaaagtcTTTGGGCTCTTTTCATGTTGAGCACCTCAACCAATAGATTTTCCCATTTCAAGTTCATTCAAATATCATCTCGGGCTCCtacatttttgttaaaatgcatTCTCTCATTTCCTAGTGCCTACAgatgaaaatgtctatttaaaaatgagatttattgttttaaaagccTATCAGCTCACACATTTCAGAGACTTTCAGAAATGCGATCAAAAGCCATGTAAGTCTAAAACACTACAGATTTGAGATTGAGAAAGATTCAGCTCTTAATGGTCTATGATCTTTTCAATGAACTGATCTGCCTAGGAACTGGGagaattattttatgttatttaaacaGGAGattccaaatgagaaaaaatattacaaTTCCAGGGCACAGAAGTTCCTATCTGATGCTGTATCACTGAAGCTGGCTTTCAGCACAGACTTGAGGTGGGtgtatctaaaaaaacaaaacaaaaccaaaaaaacagaggAATTGGAAGCTCTTGATGGTCCTTGCTCCTGTGTGTACCCATAAGGCCAACCTGTCtgcaaagataaaataaagatgtGCTTCCAGACCAAGCCAAAATCTTCCCAGATTTTAAGAATACTCTCGTGATTTCTCCAGGAACTATCCTGAAAACCAATCTGGCAAAGCAAAGATAATCACCCCATCATGCACATAAATTTGTGTTTATTAGACACCAGAACAAATCAGAAAGAGTTCCTCAGCTGTTGTAAAGACACAGAGACAGCAGAAACTGCAATAACACAGGGCCACAAGAAGCAAAATGCACGAAAGCCACACACATCCCAGCAGCACGACACACCCACATAGATCCTGTTGTCTAAAAATCAATCAAACAAAAATAAGTGGCTAATCAATTCAATTGTTTAAAAGGGAGCGGagagtgtattttttaaagaccagctactactttttttttttttttaagaaccaaaCACCATCTTCTCTTCTCTAACTGGACACTGGTCCATTTCTGCTAGGCTGGGGTATATTTGACTGAGTTGATGCCGAATGCTTCTGCCAATTCTTTCCACAGCAAATCAGTCTGGTGAGGTTTCTAAGCCCGTGGACTACTacacagacacagaaaatgtGATCCACCGGGCAGCGCTGGAAATGTACTGGTGAGTGTGAATTCTGCGTGCTCGTTGATGTCCGTGCTGCTGTGTAGATCCAGGAGGGGCACTTCTTACGCTGTTTAATGGAATCCATCCGGGGTGAAAGGCGTTATTTTGCCTAATGAAATCTCCCCCTCGCAGTCCAgttcccaagcagactccgcggCAGGGTCACCATCCCGGGACGTCTGAGAGATCTGGGACACACGATCAAAAGGgttctcctcctccttgtccGCCTCCCCGTCCCCTGGGGTCACAGCGTTGGGGATCATGTGGATGTAGGCAGCTGCGATCTCCTTGTGGAAGACGGTGTCCTGGTTGTAGGAGATGAGTTCATTGCTGATGTTCACGGTCTCCACCGGGGTGCGGGAGCAGAGGTTGCTGCACCCCAGCAGCTGCGCAAACACCTTCCGGAAGTCAGCGTTGAAGGCGTAGATGACCGGGTTGAGGGAGGAGTTGGCCCAGCCGAACCAGACGAAGACGTCAAAAGTGGTCTCGCTGACACAGGGAAAGCCAGCCCAAGGACCCTCCGGGCGTCCGCTGCAGAAGGGGACCATGCAGTTAAGAACGAAGAAGGGCAGCCAGCAGCACACGAAGACCCCCATGATCACCGACAGGGTCTTGAGGACCTTGGTCTCCTTCTTGATGGATGTCCGCAGGCTGGTGTCCGGGGCACAGGCCGCGCGGCTGCGGCAGCTCTGCGCGTGCTCCGCCGCCCTCTCCAGGGACGAAATCCGGCGGATCTGCACCTGGGCGATGCGGTAGATGCGCGTGTAGGTCACGATCATGATGGCCACAGGGATGTAGAAGCTGATGAGCGACGAAGAGATGGCGTAAGTTCGGTTCAGGCTGGAGTCACAGTTTTCTGCCCTCACCCCTGGCTCCCCCGCTTCCTCCCAGGGTGTCCCGTTAGCCAGGCTGGATGGCGGTTCCACCCCGCCCCAGGAGCCTGCCTTGTTCCTGTGCCAGTGGAGTTGAACTGGGATGAAGGAGATAAGAATGGACAAGGACCAGGCCAGACCAACCATGATCATCGCCACGCGCTGGGTCATCTTGCGCTCATAGCGGAAGGGCCTGGAGATGGCCCAGTAGCGATCCACGCTGATGACGCACAGATTCAGGATGGACGCGGTGGAGCACATGATGTCAAAGGCCACCCAGATGTCGCAGAAGGCCCCAAAGGGCCAGTAACCGGCCACCTCGGCGACTGCCTTCCAGGGCATGACCAGCAGCGCCACGAAGAGGTCGGACACAGCCAGGGACACGATGAAGACGTTGGTCATCTTGGCGCGTAGGTGGCGGCTGCGCACGATGGCCGCACACACCAGCACGTTGCCCAGCAGGGTCCAGACGATGAGCAGGGTTAGGAGACCCGCGGTGACTACCTGCGCTGGCCCCAGCGGCACCGCCCCCTCCGCGCCCCCAGCGGCGCCCGGCTGCGCCAGCTGCTGCTGCCGGAACCGTGCCCGCTCCGCCGTGCCGTTGCGCCCTGGCGGCAGCATGTCGGGCTCGGCCCCGGGGGCGGGCTGCGTGAGGTCCCAACTTCGGCCTTGCGCCCCCCAGGTGACCCATCGGGCACCCGGGGGCTGGCGCACCGGGACCCGCGGTTAAGGGATCCCGGAGCCCCGGGGGCCGCTCACCGTGCGCTGCGCCAGGGCCCAGAGTGCGCGGGGACCCCTCTGGCTTCCTCGAGCGCCTCCGGGTCGGTGGCTGCGTTGCGCCCTTCCAGGGTCGGCGCCAGGAGCAGGAAGCCGGCCGATGCGCGCCGGGCGGCGGTGGCTGTGGCTGTGTCTGGTTCGCAGCCTGAGAAGCCAAGAACCAACCGGCACCGCCGAGGGGGCGGGGGTCGGGAGAGGCCGGCGGCTGGCGAGGGTTGCTGTGCTGCCTCTGTCGCCGTCTGCGCCCGGGGCCCGCGCCACCGCGCCTCCGCGTTCCCCAATCTCCCGCGCAGCCGCCCCACCTGTACCGGGGCGTGCTCACTCTCCGCGCTCCGTCGCCGGAGTCTGGAGGCGAATCCTCAGGTCCGAGAGGCGCTCGCGTGCCAGACCCTCTCCGCGTGCCAGGGAAAGTACGCCCCGGGAAGACCAACGGGTCCTTTACCCAGCCCTGGTGCCCTGGCCCCAGACACGTTTGGGGAACgggaaggtggggtggggatgggggatcGCTGGCTCCTACACAGGGAAAGAGCGTTTGTAAGGTAGAGGGCAACTTTAGATTTCTCCCGGACCCCAGTTCCAACTGGGACTTcattcctggctgtgtgaccttgagcgcCCTAAACTTCACTGGGTTTTGGTTTTCTCATCCACAAAAGGGGCTAATGACTCCTGCTCTTCCCGGAGGTGTAAGGTTCAATGAAATCGACATCTAGAAAAAAACATGCAGGAAGCATGTCTCCTAGAAACCACTTCCTCTAAACTACCCCTTCCCATCCCCATCATCCATTCTAAAATTCAGGCTTAACCTGACCTCTTGGGAGAGTCTTCTTGCCCACCATCACCCCCCATCTTTAAGCGATTTTTCCTTTGGGGAATAATTTTGGATGAGCCCAGAAGACAAGGAGGAGGAAGTCTGCCTCCGGTGCACTGGGAGCCTCCTGCCTGCTGGACAgtctcagtctttctcttttataaCCTTGAGAAAGATGAATTAATATTTCAGTGCTTGACAGAAGTGGCAATTGAGGCTTGAACCGATGATCCCCAGCGCAAAGTTTTGAAAAGAGTAGCATACTTCCTCCCTCCAGCAGACAATTTCCCCTCTGAAGAGCTAAGTTTCTGCCTGGGTTAAGCTCAGCTGAAGACAACTGGGGAGAGAACGAGCTGAGGCATATAGCCGCCCTGCACTGAGGTCTAGAAACAGGGACTGGACTCTCTCATTCCCTCCTTAATCTCTCTCTCCACTCAGACCTCCCTGCCCCATTCACCCGCCCCCAACTTCCTGCTGGACCAACTCAGCCTGCCTGGCCTTCCCCaggctctcctccctcaaatctTTTCTCCCTTCAGTGCTTTCTGCTGCTGGAGGTGGCGAGACCATCTGTCCAGGGGCCAGCACCTACATCTGGGGAGTCATCcttacttcctctctctctccccatctcctagGAGCTAGTCCGCTCCTCTCTCCACTGACACCCCATCCAGGACTGTGTCTTCTTTATGCTGTTTTATGGTGACATGCTGCTAGCTTCCAGGTTCTGCCCTGATCCTCTGTCCACTCTCCCATCCATGGCAGGCAGAGTGATCTTTCTCAGATGTAACTGATCATGCCATTCCCCCAGATGGAAAACCGTCAGTATCTCCTCAGGATCCCTGATCCTTAACTGTCAGGTAAGCACTGTGAAGTCTTTCAATCATCTCCCCCTTGCTCCAAATgttctcctgcccctcctcttccACCTACAGCCTGGATTCGAGCCGCTACCACCACAAAACACAAGCAAGCCGGCCAACAAAAAAACACCAGTGATAATTTCCCCAATGGGTCCTATGGCAATCCCTCACCCTGGAATGACCTCCATCCCATCTTGTCTTCCTGGAGAACACCAGCTTAGGATGTCAGAAAAGGACTTGAGTTTTGGAAACAGATTTGAATTTCAATTCCTTTTACTTTCATCTGGCAAGTAGTTATTATGCACCTGTTACCTCTTAGATGTTGTTTTGTTCACGGGAATACAAGGGAGTATAAAAGATGTACTGTCCCTTCCCTTTACGCGTTTATTAGAGATAGACTTTAATACAAGAATTATCCAAATAAATGTACAATTACAACTGTGAGGGGTGCTATGACGGGAAAGTGTAACAGTGAGGAGTGACCTTGACAAGAAATCGAGGCTCAGAGAGAGCAAGTAAATGGACCAAGATCCCACAACTAGCAAATGTCTGCTCTTCCTGatcgttctttctttctgtcttccctttGGTCCATGTAACTGTGATTTCAACCCAACGAAGGACTCCCCTAAATATCTTGTCTTCCTGAAGCCCTTTGTCTGCTGGGGGACAAGTTTTTGTGTGAGCAGTGGCTGCCCTCTCTCACCCTGGCTCTTTGCCACATTTCCCAGAAGTCCCTCATCGACCTGGGAAGCCAGACTTGTCAGCAAGGACTCTAAGCAAGTAGGCAGCCCATGAACTCCCTGTCTCTTCATCCCACCGGAGCCCTGCCCCAGAGGATGGGAACAAGAAACGCTTCCTCTCCTACATTTGGCTCCTACAAAATTGTACCAAAAAGGATTTGCCTAGAACATTTTAACACAAAGGGGGTTTCCCTAATCTAGCTGGGAAGTATTCTTCTGTTTGAACTCCCTGATTCTCCTCCTTCTGAAGGTATTATTTTCAACCAGATTTACTTCGCTGAGACAAATGACAAAATCAGAAAAGGAATGACAATTGGgaccatctgggtggctcagtgggttagccctctgccttcggctcaggttatggtcccagggtcctgagatcgagccccacatcaggctctctgctcagcggggagcctgctctcccctctttctcttcctgcctctcttcctgcctctcttcctacctctctgcctacttgtgatctttctctcattgaataaataaataaataaataaatcttaaattaaaaaaaaaggaacaacaatCAGGATTTGGGTGCTCCTGCCACAGCAGGTATCAAAAGACTGAACTCTGTTTTATACCCAAAAAGGCTTGGTCCTTGGTTATGGGACACgcctgagctccccaggtgccagCCCTGTCCGTGCGCTCAGCTTGGCTCAGCAGAGTCCAGGAAGAAAGGCAGCAATGAGCTATCCGCACCCATCCTGCAGGTGGAAAAGTGGCCTCAAGCCCATGACCTGACGGTGACCTGAAGGTCTCCTCTTCAAATGCAGCATTCAGCCGCTAGGTCTCTGCCCCCTCGCAGCTCAAACACAAAGGAGTCCTGGAGATGAAGGCATGTCGAATTTCCACACCACCAATGTGAAGGGGCTCTCACTTACCAAATCTGGGACAACGTGAGCATcagaattaataaattataatctATGTGATACAATGAGAATCTATAGTAATAaaccagaaaaggaaggaaggaagaaaagagagaggaggggagggagaaaggcaaGAGAATGCCAATTGATGTCAAAGGAATaacagaattagaaaatcacAGTTTTGCAACCATAATGCTAATAGCTGATTTAGACAAGAGTCATCACCAAGTACAAGTTTGGAGAAGAACAGGATATTGACAAAAAGAAAGGGATGACAACTTTATATTTGAGAAACCTGGCAGGCCCTGCCTTAACTAGTGAACAGAGTTAACATGACCGGGCTAGGACAGGCTAGGACATCAAGGCCCCCGTGGTGGGACATCCTGAAGCCACACAGCATCCTTATCCAGTACCTATGCCTCCTGAGGAAACAGCAGACAAATCCAGACAGAGGGACCGTCGACAATGGACC encodes:
- the DRD5 gene encoding D(1B) dopamine receptor, translating into MLPPGRNGTAERARFRQQQLAQPGAAGGAEGAVPLGPAQVVTAGLLTLLIVWTLLGNVLVCAAIVRSRHLRAKMTNVFIVSLAVSDLFVALLVMPWKAVAEVAGYWPFGAFCDIWVAFDIMCSTASILNLCVISVDRYWAISRPFRYERKMTQRVAMIMVGLAWSLSILISFIPVQLHWHRNKAGSWGGVEPPSSLANGTPWEEAGEPGVRAENCDSSLNRTYAISSSLISFYIPVAIMIVTYTRIYRIAQVQIRRISSLERAAEHAQSCRSRAACAPDTSLRTSIKKETKVLKTLSVIMGVFVCCWLPFFVLNCMVPFCSGRPEGPWAGFPCVSETTFDVFVWFGWANSSLNPVIYAFNADFRKVFAQLLGCSNLCSRTPVETVNISNELISYNQDTVFHKEIAAAYIHMIPNAVTPGDGEADKEEENPFDRVSQISQTSRDGDPAAESAWELDCEGEISLGKITPFTPDGFH